A stretch of the Chelonia mydas isolate rCheMyd1 chromosome 5, rCheMyd1.pri.v2, whole genome shotgun sequence genome encodes the following:
- the LOC119566678 gene encoding LOW QUALITY PROTEIN: uncharacterized protein K02A2.6-like (The sequence of the model RefSeq protein was modified relative to this genomic sequence to represent the inferred CDS: substituted 1 base at 1 genomic stop codon) yields the protein MSRRTEFWIQSGWLLWGRRVVIPPPLRSQVLEQLRSGRCGIVRMKEIAXSYFWWPGLDSAIEEKARACMSCQGVRNAPQWAPLHPWDWPENPWHCIHVDFAGPLEGSMFLVVIDAHAKWPEVSIMQSTTAESTIPNLRELFSCFGLPEQLVSDYGPQFVSQEFQNFMKANGTHHITSAPYHPSTNGLAERFVQTMKQALKLARGQLSIQKRLDTFLLSYRNTPHAMTKASSAFLMMGR from the coding sequence ATGTCCAGGAGGACGGAGTTTTGGATCCAATCTGGTTGGTTGTTGTGGGGGAGACGTGTCGttatcccaccaccactgagatcaCAGGTCTTAGAACAGCTACGTTCTGGTCGCTGTGGAATAGTGCGCATGAAGGAAATTGCATGaagctatttttggtggcctggattggacagtgctattgaagagaaggcaagagcCTGTATGTCATGTCAGGGTGTGAGGAATGCACCCCAGTGGGCACCCCTACACCCATGGGACTGGCCTGAAAACCCATGGCACTGTATTCACGTTGACTTCGCTGGCCCCCTTGAAGGAAGCATGTTCTTGGTGGTGATAGATGCCCATGCTAAATGGCCAGAAGTCTCTATAATGCAGTCCACTACTGCAGAGAGTACTATCCCAAACCTACGAGAACTCTTTAGTTGTTTTGGTCTGCCAGAGCAACTTGTGAGCGACTATGGACCGCAGTTCGTCTCTCAggagtttcaaaattttatgaagGCAAATGGGACACACCACATCACTTCAGCACCATATCATCCATCCACCAATGGACTGgctgaaagatttgtgcagacaatgaaacaagctttgaaattGGCAAGGGGACAATTATCCATTCAAAAGCGTCTGGACACCTTCTTACTATCCTACAGAAACACGCCTCATGCTATGACCAAGGCATCCTCGGCCTTTCTAATGATGGGACGATAG